A single Vigna radiata var. radiata cultivar VC1973A chromosome 8, Vradiata_ver6, whole genome shotgun sequence DNA region contains:
- the LOC106772140 gene encoding protein FLOWERING LOCUS D isoform X6, protein MDLPPQFSSTLNPNPHPSPNVFLDPTSDSIPNLIQNPNSTTLSHYLSFSVPKKRRRGRSQRNPASFRLPLTLPTDSPSSSSSRAPASDEIIVINKEPKTEALIALSAGFPADSLTEEEIDAAVLPVIGGIEQVNYTLIRNHIIAKWRENVSNWVSKKTFLDYIPQHYHALLDSAYNYLVSHGYINFGVASTIKEKIPSESSKPSVIVVGAGLAGLAAARQLMRFGFKVTVLEGRKRAGGRVYTKKMEGGNRLCAAADLGGSVLTGTLGNPLGIVGRQLGELLHKVRDKCPLYCVDGRPVDPDTDVKVESAFNRMLDKASRLRQLMGEVSVDVSLGAALETFQQVFKDSVSDEELSLFNWHLANLEYANAGLLSNLSLAFWDQDDPYDMGGDHCFLPGGNGKLVQALAENVPILYEKTVHTIRYSGDGVQVIAGNQVFEGDMALCTVPLGVLKKGSIKFIPELPQRKLDGIKRLGFGLLNKVAMLFPHVFWEMDLDTFGHLSDDPSRRGEFFLFYSYATVAGGPLLIALVAGEAAHKFESMPPTDAVTRVLQILKGIYEPKGINVPEPIQTVCTRWGSDPFCFGSYSNVAVGASGDDYDILAESVGDGRLFFAGEATTRRYPATMHGAFLSGLREAANMAHHANIRTLKVKVDKAPSNAHSCASVLADLFREPDIEFGSFSIIFAHKNTDPKSPAILRVTFAASVTF, encoded by the exons ATGGATCTCCCACCTCAATTTTCCtccaccctaaaccctaaccctcaCCCAAGTCCCAACGTTTTCTTGGACCCAACCTCCGATTCAATCCCAAATCTCATCCAGAACCCCAACTCCACCACCTTGAGCCACTACCTCTCTTTCTCCGTCCCCAAGAAGCGCCGTCGCGGCCGCTCTCAGCGCAATCCGGCTTCGTTTCGCCTTCCTCTCACCCTGCCCACCGATTctccatcttcctcttcctcccgAGCCCCCGCCTCTGACGAAATTATCGTAATAAACAAAGAACCCAAAACCGAAGCGCTAATCGCCCTCAGTGCCGGCTTTCCGGCGGACTCCCTGACGGAGGAGGAGATTGACGCCGCCGTGCTGCCGGTCATCGGCGGCATCGAGCAGGTAAACTACACTCTCATTCGGAACCACATCATTGCAAAATGGCGCGAAAACGTGTCCAATTGGGTGAGTAAGAAAACCTTCCTGGATTACATTCCGCAACATTACCACGCGCTTTTGGACTCCGCATATAATTACCTTGTCTCGCATGGTTACATCAATTTCGGAGTGGCCTCTACCATCAAGGAGAAGATTCCGTCGGAGTCGAGCAAGCCGTCGGTGATTGTAGTCGGCGCCGGGCTCGCCGGGTTGGCTGCGGCTCGGCAGCTTATGCGGTTTGGGTTCAAGGTGACGGTGTTGGAAGGGCGAAAGCGCGCCGGTGGTCGTGTTTATACGAAGAAGATGGAGGGAGGGAATAGGCTGTGTGCTGCTGCAGATTTGGGTGGTAGTGTGCTGACGGGTACGTTGGGGAATCCCCTTGGGATTGTGGGGAGGCAGTTGGGTGAGTTGCTTCATAAGGTGAGGGATAAGTGTCCCCTTTATTGCGTGGACGGGAGGCCGGTTGATCCGGACACGGATGTGAAAGTGGAGTCTGCCTTTAATCGTATGCTCGACAAAGCGAGTAGGTTGAGGCAGTTGATGGGGGAGGTCTCGGTGGATGTGTCCCTTGGAGCGGCACTCGAGACGTTTCAGCAAGTGTTTAAGGACTCGGTGAGTGATGAGGAGTTGAGTTTGTTCAATTGGCATCTTGCTAATTTGGAGTATGCGAATGCGGGGTTATTGTCAAATCTTTCTCTTGCATTTTGGGACCAGGACGATCCTTATGATATGGGGGGAGATCATTGTTTTTTGCCTGGGGGAAATGGAAAGCTGGTTCAGGCTTTGGCAGAGAATGTGCCAATTTTGTATGAGAAAACTGTGCATACGATTAGGTATAGTGGTGATGGAGTGCAGGTGATTGCAGGGAATCAGGTGTTTGAGGGTGATATGGCTTTGTGCACTGTTCCGTTAGGTGTATTGAAGAAAGGATCTATCAAGTTTATACCAGAGTTGCCTCAGAGGAAGCTTGATGGGATAAAAAGGTTGGGGTTTGGTCTGCTGAATAAGGTTGCCATGCTTTTTCCTCATGTGTTTTGGGAGATGGATCTTGACACATTTGGACATCTTTCTGATGATCCAAGTCGTCGTGgggaattttttttgttttacagtTATGCAACAGTTGCTGGTGGTCCCCTGTTGATTGCTTTAGTGGCAGGGGAAGCTGCACATAAGTTTGAGAGCATGCCCCCCACAGATGCAGTCACACGGGTTCTTCAAATTCTCAAGG GTATATATGAACCAAAAGGAATCAATGTTCCTGAGCCAATCCAAACTGTCTGTACTAGATGGGGTAGTGATCCCTTCTGCTTTGGTTCTTACTCCAATGTTGCAGTTGGAGCTTCTGGTGATGACTACGATATTTTAGCAGAAAGTGTAGGAGATGGTAGGCTTTTCTTTGCTGGGGAAGCAACCACTAGACGCTATCCTGCTACTATGCACGGGGCTTTCCTAAGTGGTCTAAGAGAAGCTGCAAATATGGCCCACCATGCTAATATTCGAACACTGAAGGTGAAAGTTGACAAGGCCCCTTCAAATGCTCATTCTTGTGCTTCCGTTCTTGCAGATTTATTTAGAGAACCTGATATAGAATTTGGGAGCTTTTCTATCATTTTTGCTCATAAGAATACGGACCCCAAGTCACCAGCAATCTTGAGGGTAACATTTG CAGCTTCAGTCACATTTTAA
- the LOC106772140 gene encoding protein FLOWERING LOCUS D isoform X2 produces the protein MDLPPQFSSTLNPNPHPSPNVFLDPTSDSIPNLIQNPNSTTLSHYLSFSVPKKRRRGRSQRNPASFRLPLTLPTDSPSSSSSRAPASDEIIVINKEPKTEALIALSAGFPADSLTEEEIDAAVLPVIGGIEQVNYTLIRNHIIAKWRENVSNWVSKKTFLDYIPQHYHALLDSAYNYLVSHGYINFGVASTIKEKIPSESSKPSVIVVGAGLAGLAAARQLMRFGFKVTVLEGRKRAGGRVYTKKMEGGNRLCAAADLGGSVLTGTLGNPLGIVGRQLGELLHKVRDKCPLYCVDGRPVDPDTDVKVESAFNRMLDKASRLRQLMGEVSVDVSLGAALETFQQVFKDSVSDEELSLFNWHLANLEYANAGLLSNLSLAFWDQDDPYDMGGDHCFLPGGNGKLVQALAENVPILYEKTVHTIRYSGDGVQVIAGNQVFEGDMALCTVPLGVLKKGSIKFIPELPQRKLDGIKRLGFGLLNKVAMLFPHVFWEMDLDTFGHLSDDPSRRGEFFLFYSYATVAGGPLLIALVAGEAAHKFESMPPTDAVTRVLQILKGIYEPKGINVPEPIQTVCTRWGSDPFCFGSYSNVAVGASGDDYDILAESVGDGRLFFAGEATTRRYPATMHGAFLSGLREAANMAHHANIRTLKVKVDKAPSNAHSCASVLADLFREPDIEFGSFSIIFAHKNTDPKSPAILRQLQSHFNQQQQLHVYTLLTRQQVLDLREVRGGDEMRLNYLCEKLGVKLVGRKGLGVNADSVIDFIKSERGNRKPVSTSLALKPGVSSKLKAGIMKRKLIRRAKVVRKSNESIDVGSANKLSEEVKMTDLVLPDLTVSGTNQSDLSNP, from the exons ATGGATCTCCCACCTCAATTTTCCtccaccctaaaccctaaccctcaCCCAAGTCCCAACGTTTTCTTGGACCCAACCTCCGATTCAATCCCAAATCTCATCCAGAACCCCAACTCCACCACCTTGAGCCACTACCTCTCTTTCTCCGTCCCCAAGAAGCGCCGTCGCGGCCGCTCTCAGCGCAATCCGGCTTCGTTTCGCCTTCCTCTCACCCTGCCCACCGATTctccatcttcctcttcctcccgAGCCCCCGCCTCTGACGAAATTATCGTAATAAACAAAGAACCCAAAACCGAAGCGCTAATCGCCCTCAGTGCCGGCTTTCCGGCGGACTCCCTGACGGAGGAGGAGATTGACGCCGCCGTGCTGCCGGTCATCGGCGGCATCGAGCAGGTAAACTACACTCTCATTCGGAACCACATCATTGCAAAATGGCGCGAAAACGTGTCCAATTGGGTGAGTAAGAAAACCTTCCTGGATTACATTCCGCAACATTACCACGCGCTTTTGGACTCCGCATATAATTACCTTGTCTCGCATGGTTACATCAATTTCGGAGTGGCCTCTACCATCAAGGAGAAGATTCCGTCGGAGTCGAGCAAGCCGTCGGTGATTGTAGTCGGCGCCGGGCTCGCCGGGTTGGCTGCGGCTCGGCAGCTTATGCGGTTTGGGTTCAAGGTGACGGTGTTGGAAGGGCGAAAGCGCGCCGGTGGTCGTGTTTATACGAAGAAGATGGAGGGAGGGAATAGGCTGTGTGCTGCTGCAGATTTGGGTGGTAGTGTGCTGACGGGTACGTTGGGGAATCCCCTTGGGATTGTGGGGAGGCAGTTGGGTGAGTTGCTTCATAAGGTGAGGGATAAGTGTCCCCTTTATTGCGTGGACGGGAGGCCGGTTGATCCGGACACGGATGTGAAAGTGGAGTCTGCCTTTAATCGTATGCTCGACAAAGCGAGTAGGTTGAGGCAGTTGATGGGGGAGGTCTCGGTGGATGTGTCCCTTGGAGCGGCACTCGAGACGTTTCAGCAAGTGTTTAAGGACTCGGTGAGTGATGAGGAGTTGAGTTTGTTCAATTGGCATCTTGCTAATTTGGAGTATGCGAATGCGGGGTTATTGTCAAATCTTTCTCTTGCATTTTGGGACCAGGACGATCCTTATGATATGGGGGGAGATCATTGTTTTTTGCCTGGGGGAAATGGAAAGCTGGTTCAGGCTTTGGCAGAGAATGTGCCAATTTTGTATGAGAAAACTGTGCATACGATTAGGTATAGTGGTGATGGAGTGCAGGTGATTGCAGGGAATCAGGTGTTTGAGGGTGATATGGCTTTGTGCACTGTTCCGTTAGGTGTATTGAAGAAAGGATCTATCAAGTTTATACCAGAGTTGCCTCAGAGGAAGCTTGATGGGATAAAAAGGTTGGGGTTTGGTCTGCTGAATAAGGTTGCCATGCTTTTTCCTCATGTGTTTTGGGAGATGGATCTTGACACATTTGGACATCTTTCTGATGATCCAAGTCGTCGTGgggaattttttttgttttacagtTATGCAACAGTTGCTGGTGGTCCCCTGTTGATTGCTTTAGTGGCAGGGGAAGCTGCACATAAGTTTGAGAGCATGCCCCCCACAGATGCAGTCACACGGGTTCTTCAAATTCTCAAGG GTATATATGAACCAAAAGGAATCAATGTTCCTGAGCCAATCCAAACTGTCTGTACTAGATGGGGTAGTGATCCCTTCTGCTTTGGTTCTTACTCCAATGTTGCAGTTGGAGCTTCTGGTGATGACTACGATATTTTAGCAGAAAGTGTAGGAGATGGTAGGCTTTTCTTTGCTGGGGAAGCAACCACTAGACGCTATCCTGCTACTATGCACGGGGCTTTCCTAAGTGGTCTAAGAGAAGCTGCAAATATGGCCCACCATGCTAATATTCGAACACTGAAGGTGAAAGTTGACAAGGCCCCTTCAAATGCTCATTCTTGTGCTTCCGTTCTTGCAGATTTATTTAGAGAACCTGATATAGAATTTGGGAGCTTTTCTATCATTTTTGCTCATAAGAATACGGACCCCAAGTCACCAGCAATCTTGAGG CAGCTTCAGTCACATTTTAATCAACAACAACAGCTTCATGTTTACACATTACTGACAAGACAACAGGTTCTTGACCTAAGAGAGGTAAGAGGTGGTGATGAAATGAGATTGAATTACCTCTGTGAAAAGCTAGGAGTGAAACTAGTCGGAAGAAAAGGATTGGGGGTGAATGCTGATTCTGTCATTGATTTCATTAAAAGTGAGAGGGGCAATCGTAAGCCTGTTTCAACCTCTTTGGCTCTTAAACCAG GGGTGTCATCAAAGCTGAAGGCAGGCATTATGAAGCGCAAGTTAATCAG ACGGGCAAAAGTGGTGAGGAAAAGCAATGAATCCATAGATGTGGGGAGTGCCAACAAATTATCGGAAGAGGTTAAGATGACAGATCTAGTGCTTCCTGATTTAACTGTTTCAG GGACCAATCAAAGTGACTTGAGCAATCCATAA
- the LOC106772140 gene encoding protein FLOWERING LOCUS D isoform X3, with protein MDLPPQFSSTLNPNPHPSPNVFLDPTSDSIPNLIQNPNSTTLSHYLSFSVPKKRRRGRSQRNPASFRLPLTLPTDSPSSSSSRAPASDEIIVINKEPKTEALIALSAGFPADSLTEEEIDAAVLPVIGGIEQVNYTLIRNHIIAKWRENVSNWVSKKTFLDYIPQHYHALLDSAYNYLVSHGYINFGVASTIKEKIPSESSKPSVIVVGAGLAGLAAARQLMRFGFKVTVLEGRKRAGGRVYTKKMEGGNRLCAAADLGGSVLTGTLGNPLGIVGRQLGELLHKVRDKCPLYCVDGRPVDPDTDVKVESAFNRMLDKASRLRQLMGEVSVDVSLGAALETFQQVFKDSVSDEELSLFNWHLANLEYANAGLLSNLSLAFWDQDDPYDMGGDHCFLPGGNGKLVQALAENVPILYEKTVHTIRYSGDGVQVIAGNQVFEGDMALCTVPLGVLKKGSIKFIPELPQRKLDGIKRLGFGLLNKVAMLFPHVFWEMDLDTFGHLSDDPSRRGEFFLFYSYATVAGGPLLIALVAGEAAHKFESMPPTDAVTRVLQILKGIYEPKGINVPEPIQTVCTRWGSDPFCFGSYSNVAVGASGDDYDILAESVGDGRLFFAGEATTRRYPATMHGAFLSGLREAANMAHHANIRTLKVKVDKAPSNAHSCASVLADLFREPDIEFGSFSIIFAHKNTDPKSPAILRLQSHFNQQQQLHVYTLLTRQQVLDLREVRGGDEMRLNYLCEKLGVKLVGRKGLGVNADSVIDFIKSERGNRKPVSTSLALKPGVSSKLKAGIMKRKLIRRAKVVRKSNESIDVGSANKLSEEVKMTDLVLPDLTVSGTNQSDLSNP; from the exons ATGGATCTCCCACCTCAATTTTCCtccaccctaaaccctaaccctcaCCCAAGTCCCAACGTTTTCTTGGACCCAACCTCCGATTCAATCCCAAATCTCATCCAGAACCCCAACTCCACCACCTTGAGCCACTACCTCTCTTTCTCCGTCCCCAAGAAGCGCCGTCGCGGCCGCTCTCAGCGCAATCCGGCTTCGTTTCGCCTTCCTCTCACCCTGCCCACCGATTctccatcttcctcttcctcccgAGCCCCCGCCTCTGACGAAATTATCGTAATAAACAAAGAACCCAAAACCGAAGCGCTAATCGCCCTCAGTGCCGGCTTTCCGGCGGACTCCCTGACGGAGGAGGAGATTGACGCCGCCGTGCTGCCGGTCATCGGCGGCATCGAGCAGGTAAACTACACTCTCATTCGGAACCACATCATTGCAAAATGGCGCGAAAACGTGTCCAATTGGGTGAGTAAGAAAACCTTCCTGGATTACATTCCGCAACATTACCACGCGCTTTTGGACTCCGCATATAATTACCTTGTCTCGCATGGTTACATCAATTTCGGAGTGGCCTCTACCATCAAGGAGAAGATTCCGTCGGAGTCGAGCAAGCCGTCGGTGATTGTAGTCGGCGCCGGGCTCGCCGGGTTGGCTGCGGCTCGGCAGCTTATGCGGTTTGGGTTCAAGGTGACGGTGTTGGAAGGGCGAAAGCGCGCCGGTGGTCGTGTTTATACGAAGAAGATGGAGGGAGGGAATAGGCTGTGTGCTGCTGCAGATTTGGGTGGTAGTGTGCTGACGGGTACGTTGGGGAATCCCCTTGGGATTGTGGGGAGGCAGTTGGGTGAGTTGCTTCATAAGGTGAGGGATAAGTGTCCCCTTTATTGCGTGGACGGGAGGCCGGTTGATCCGGACACGGATGTGAAAGTGGAGTCTGCCTTTAATCGTATGCTCGACAAAGCGAGTAGGTTGAGGCAGTTGATGGGGGAGGTCTCGGTGGATGTGTCCCTTGGAGCGGCACTCGAGACGTTTCAGCAAGTGTTTAAGGACTCGGTGAGTGATGAGGAGTTGAGTTTGTTCAATTGGCATCTTGCTAATTTGGAGTATGCGAATGCGGGGTTATTGTCAAATCTTTCTCTTGCATTTTGGGACCAGGACGATCCTTATGATATGGGGGGAGATCATTGTTTTTTGCCTGGGGGAAATGGAAAGCTGGTTCAGGCTTTGGCAGAGAATGTGCCAATTTTGTATGAGAAAACTGTGCATACGATTAGGTATAGTGGTGATGGAGTGCAGGTGATTGCAGGGAATCAGGTGTTTGAGGGTGATATGGCTTTGTGCACTGTTCCGTTAGGTGTATTGAAGAAAGGATCTATCAAGTTTATACCAGAGTTGCCTCAGAGGAAGCTTGATGGGATAAAAAGGTTGGGGTTTGGTCTGCTGAATAAGGTTGCCATGCTTTTTCCTCATGTGTTTTGGGAGATGGATCTTGACACATTTGGACATCTTTCTGATGATCCAAGTCGTCGTGgggaattttttttgttttacagtTATGCAACAGTTGCTGGTGGTCCCCTGTTGATTGCTTTAGTGGCAGGGGAAGCTGCACATAAGTTTGAGAGCATGCCCCCCACAGATGCAGTCACACGGGTTCTTCAAATTCTCAAGG GTATATATGAACCAAAAGGAATCAATGTTCCTGAGCCAATCCAAACTGTCTGTACTAGATGGGGTAGTGATCCCTTCTGCTTTGGTTCTTACTCCAATGTTGCAGTTGGAGCTTCTGGTGATGACTACGATATTTTAGCAGAAAGTGTAGGAGATGGTAGGCTTTTCTTTGCTGGGGAAGCAACCACTAGACGCTATCCTGCTACTATGCACGGGGCTTTCCTAAGTGGTCTAAGAGAAGCTGCAAATATGGCCCACCATGCTAATATTCGAACACTGAAGGTGAAAGTTGACAAGGCCCCTTCAAATGCTCATTCTTGTGCTTCCGTTCTTGCAGATTTATTTAGAGAACCTGATATAGAATTTGGGAGCTTTTCTATCATTTTTGCTCATAAGAATACGGACCCCAAGTCACCAGCAATCTTGAGG CTTCAGTCACATTTTAATCAACAACAACAGCTTCATGTTTACACATTACTGACAAGACAACAGGTTCTTGACCTAAGAGAGGTAAGAGGTGGTGATGAAATGAGATTGAATTACCTCTGTGAAAAGCTAGGAGTGAAACTAGTCGGAAGAAAAGGATTGGGGGTGAATGCTGATTCTGTCATTGATTTCATTAAAAGTGAGAGGGGCAATCGTAAGCCTGTTTCAACCTCTTTGGCTCTTAAACCAG GGGTGTCATCAAAGCTGAAGGCAGGCATTATGAAGCGCAAGTTAATCAG ACGGGCAAAAGTGGTGAGGAAAAGCAATGAATCCATAGATGTGGGGAGTGCCAACAAATTATCGGAAGAGGTTAAGATGACAGATCTAGTGCTTCCTGATTTAACTGTTTCAG GGACCAATCAAAGTGACTTGAGCAATCCATAA
- the LOC106772140 gene encoding protein FLOWERING LOCUS D isoform X5, producing the protein MDLPPQFSSTLNPNPHPSPNVFLDPTSDSIPNLIQNPNSTTLSHYLSFSVPKKRRRGRSQRNPASFRLPLTLPTDSPSSSSSRAPASDEIIVINKEPKTEALIALSAGFPADSLTEEEIDAAVLPVIGGIEQVNYTLIRNHIIAKWRENVSNWVSKKTFLDYIPQHYHALLDSAYNYLVSHGYINFGVASTIKEKIPSESSKPSVIVVGAGLAGLAAARQLMRFGFKVTVLEGRKRAGGRVYTKKMEGGNRLCAAADLGGSVLTGTLGNPLGIVGRQLGELLHKVRDKCPLYCVDGRPVDPDTDVKVESAFNRMLDKASRLRQLMGEVSVDVSLGAALETFQQVFKDSVSDEELSLFNWHLANLEYANAGLLSNLSLAFWDQDDPYDMGGDHCFLPGGNGKLVQALAENVPILYEKTVHTIRYSGDGVQVIAGNQVFEGDMALCTVPLGVLKKGSIKFIPELPQRKLDGIKRLGFGLLNKVAMLFPHVFWEMDLDTFGHLSDDPSRRGEFFLFYSYATVAGGPLLIALVAGEAAHKFESMPPTDAVTRVLQILKGIYEPKGINVPEPIQTVCTRWGSDPFCFGSYSNVAVGASGDDYDILAESVGDGRLFFAGEATTRRYPATMHGAFLSGLREAANMAHHANIRTLKLQSHFNQQQQLHVYTLLTRQQVLDLREVRGGDEMRLNYLCEKLGVKLVGRKGLGVNADSVIDFIKSERGNRKPVSTSLALKPGVSSKLKAGIMKRKLIRRAKVVRKSNESIDVGSANKLSEEVKMTDLVLPDLTVSGTNQSDLSNP; encoded by the exons ATGGATCTCCCACCTCAATTTTCCtccaccctaaaccctaaccctcaCCCAAGTCCCAACGTTTTCTTGGACCCAACCTCCGATTCAATCCCAAATCTCATCCAGAACCCCAACTCCACCACCTTGAGCCACTACCTCTCTTTCTCCGTCCCCAAGAAGCGCCGTCGCGGCCGCTCTCAGCGCAATCCGGCTTCGTTTCGCCTTCCTCTCACCCTGCCCACCGATTctccatcttcctcttcctcccgAGCCCCCGCCTCTGACGAAATTATCGTAATAAACAAAGAACCCAAAACCGAAGCGCTAATCGCCCTCAGTGCCGGCTTTCCGGCGGACTCCCTGACGGAGGAGGAGATTGACGCCGCCGTGCTGCCGGTCATCGGCGGCATCGAGCAGGTAAACTACACTCTCATTCGGAACCACATCATTGCAAAATGGCGCGAAAACGTGTCCAATTGGGTGAGTAAGAAAACCTTCCTGGATTACATTCCGCAACATTACCACGCGCTTTTGGACTCCGCATATAATTACCTTGTCTCGCATGGTTACATCAATTTCGGAGTGGCCTCTACCATCAAGGAGAAGATTCCGTCGGAGTCGAGCAAGCCGTCGGTGATTGTAGTCGGCGCCGGGCTCGCCGGGTTGGCTGCGGCTCGGCAGCTTATGCGGTTTGGGTTCAAGGTGACGGTGTTGGAAGGGCGAAAGCGCGCCGGTGGTCGTGTTTATACGAAGAAGATGGAGGGAGGGAATAGGCTGTGTGCTGCTGCAGATTTGGGTGGTAGTGTGCTGACGGGTACGTTGGGGAATCCCCTTGGGATTGTGGGGAGGCAGTTGGGTGAGTTGCTTCATAAGGTGAGGGATAAGTGTCCCCTTTATTGCGTGGACGGGAGGCCGGTTGATCCGGACACGGATGTGAAAGTGGAGTCTGCCTTTAATCGTATGCTCGACAAAGCGAGTAGGTTGAGGCAGTTGATGGGGGAGGTCTCGGTGGATGTGTCCCTTGGAGCGGCACTCGAGACGTTTCAGCAAGTGTTTAAGGACTCGGTGAGTGATGAGGAGTTGAGTTTGTTCAATTGGCATCTTGCTAATTTGGAGTATGCGAATGCGGGGTTATTGTCAAATCTTTCTCTTGCATTTTGGGACCAGGACGATCCTTATGATATGGGGGGAGATCATTGTTTTTTGCCTGGGGGAAATGGAAAGCTGGTTCAGGCTTTGGCAGAGAATGTGCCAATTTTGTATGAGAAAACTGTGCATACGATTAGGTATAGTGGTGATGGAGTGCAGGTGATTGCAGGGAATCAGGTGTTTGAGGGTGATATGGCTTTGTGCACTGTTCCGTTAGGTGTATTGAAGAAAGGATCTATCAAGTTTATACCAGAGTTGCCTCAGAGGAAGCTTGATGGGATAAAAAGGTTGGGGTTTGGTCTGCTGAATAAGGTTGCCATGCTTTTTCCTCATGTGTTTTGGGAGATGGATCTTGACACATTTGGACATCTTTCTGATGATCCAAGTCGTCGTGgggaattttttttgttttacagtTATGCAACAGTTGCTGGTGGTCCCCTGTTGATTGCTTTAGTGGCAGGGGAAGCTGCACATAAGTTTGAGAGCATGCCCCCCACAGATGCAGTCACACGGGTTCTTCAAATTCTCAAGG GTATATATGAACCAAAAGGAATCAATGTTCCTGAGCCAATCCAAACTGTCTGTACTAGATGGGGTAGTGATCCCTTCTGCTTTGGTTCTTACTCCAATGTTGCAGTTGGAGCTTCTGGTGATGACTACGATATTTTAGCAGAAAGTGTAGGAGATGGTAGGCTTTTCTTTGCTGGGGAAGCAACCACTAGACGCTATCCTGCTACTATGCACGGGGCTTTCCTAAGTGGTCTAAGAGAAGCTGCAAATATGGCCCACCATGCTAATATTCGAACACTGAAG CTTCAGTCACATTTTAATCAACAACAACAGCTTCATGTTTACACATTACTGACAAGACAACAGGTTCTTGACCTAAGAGAGGTAAGAGGTGGTGATGAAATGAGATTGAATTACCTCTGTGAAAAGCTAGGAGTGAAACTAGTCGGAAGAAAAGGATTGGGGGTGAATGCTGATTCTGTCATTGATTTCATTAAAAGTGAGAGGGGCAATCGTAAGCCTGTTTCAACCTCTTTGGCTCTTAAACCAG GGGTGTCATCAAAGCTGAAGGCAGGCATTATGAAGCGCAAGTTAATCAG ACGGGCAAAAGTGGTGAGGAAAAGCAATGAATCCATAGATGTGGGGAGTGCCAACAAATTATCGGAAGAGGTTAAGATGACAGATCTAGTGCTTCCTGATTTAACTGTTTCAG GGACCAATCAAAGTGACTTGAGCAATCCATAA